One part of the Humulus lupulus chromosome 9, drHumLupu1.1, whole genome shotgun sequence genome encodes these proteins:
- the LOC133799931 gene encoding uncharacterized protein LOC133799931 — METTYEISESLQGMFGKQSDQCRHEATRAYMNMRMNKGVSIREHVLNMINTMHDVEVHGATIDERTQVSLILESLTPTFFTFTTNYVMNKVEYNMAQLLKEL; from the coding sequence ATGGAGACTACATATGAAATATCGGAATCTCTTCAAGGCATGTTTGGAAAGCAGTCTGATCAAtgcagacatgaggctactagagccTATATGAACATGAGAATGAATAAAGGAGTTTCTATCAGAGAACATGTTCTAAATATGATCAATACAATGCATGATGTGGAAGttcatggagcaaccattgatgagaGGACTCAAGTTAGTCTGATACTTGAATCACTCACACCAACGTTTTTCACATTTACTacaaactatgttatgaacaaggtGGAGTATAATATGGCTCAATTGTTGAAGGAATTGTAG